TGAAAACAGAACCTAGAGGGAATTGAGCTGACCTTGCAGCAGAGAGGACGGTGGTTAGACCTCTTTAGAATTTCTAGGTGGGCTTCCTAATACAAAAAAACCTCCACTCAGTTTTGCCTTCCCAAAGAGTCAAAATAGTATTAGTGTAAAGAGCcctagatttaaagtcagaagatgAGTTTGAACCTAAACTAGCTATCACCTCACCTCCCTGaccttcaatttcatcatctttaaaagagGGATAAAAAATTTGCATCACATTCCCTGCAAGCTTATTGTaaggaaagaactttgtaaaccataaaaataccaaacaaataagagctattattatctccctgTGGGGGTAGAGAAGAATAGGGGGACTGAGCTGAGAAGGATGGAAAGActcattttttagttatttacagaaaggaaaggaaaattgggAAAGCAGCAAAGACAGTAAGGTGGGGACAAGAGTGGCCTGAAATTGTCCACAGAGGTTCTGGACAGGATAAAATGGCAGCTGAGTAATTTTcaatagagagaaaatagagattaTTAGTGAAGTGAAATGCACAGAGTTTTGGCTTAGGATGCAGATGCCCTGAGTTCCCGTGTTCGAATGCATTTAATTCAAAcccacatttattttaaataaaaataactgccATGCATATCTCCCTTTAGGGTTGGCAAAGAGCTTTCCGTGTtattttctatctcatttgaccctcacaacgaTTCTGTGAGAGGGTACCACTGGTATCCCATCCTCGTTTGATCTAGTACGCCTGAGGTGTAGGGagtagaaaggcaaaaaataaaaataaaaaactgagcAGTCTTTGTCCTCGAGGATTCTattcttagagctggaagggactttggagatcGCGTAGTCAGACCCATTATCTGACAGACGAGGAAGCAAGGTCCGGAGAGGTGAAGGCAGTGTCACCTCGTCCAAGATGACCGAGGCCAGGGTGGGCAGGGCGGCGAGCGGAAGCCTGGTCCTCCATTCTAGGTCCAGGTTCATGGGGGCTTTCGGGGCGCTTGGCAGACAGGGCCACTGGGGAGGTGATGGGGTAGCGCAGGTGGAGGTGGACCGGGGCTGTCCCGCAGCTTCGGGCTCCCAGGACCTCGCTCCTCACTGTCCCTTCCATATCCACAGCCTCCGAGGGGCGTCGCTGCTGACATGGCTCAGGAAAACTCGGCCTTCTCCCCTGGGCCAGAGGAACCACCCGGGGGTCTCCCCCGCGCCCTGGCTGCGCGCGCCGAACCCCGGGAGCCCCCGGAGAGGCCGCCCCGACGGGGCCGTCAGCGCTACGTGGAAAAGGACGGCAAGTGCAACGTGCAGCAGGGCAACGTGCGGGAGACGTACCGCTACCTGACGGACATCTTCACCACGCTGGTGGACCTGCAGTGGCGGCTCAGCCTCCTCTTCTTCGTGCTCGCCTATGCGCTCACCTGGCTCTTTTTCGGCGCCATCTGGTGGCTAATCGCCTACGGCCGAGGGGACCTGGAGCACCTGGAGGACACGACGTGGACGCCGTGCGTGAACAACCTCAACGGTTTCGTGGCCGCCTTCCTCTTCTCCATCGAAACCGAGACCACCATCGGCTACGGGCACCGCGTCATCACGGACCAGTGCCCCGAGGGCATcgcgctgctgctgctgcaggcCATCCTGGGCTCCATGGTCAACGCCTTCATGGTGGGCTGCATGTTCGTCAAGATCTCCCAGCCCAACAAGCGCGCCGCCACGCTCGTCTTCTCTTCGCACGCCGTGGTGTCCCTGCGAGACGGGCGCCTGTGCCTCATGTTCCGCGTGGGTGACCTGCGCTCCTCTCACATCGTGGAAGCTTCCATCCGAGCCAAGCTCATCCGCTCGCGCCAGACGCTCGAGGGCGAGTTCATCCCCTTGCACCAGACCGACCTCAGCGTGGGCTTCGACACGGGCGACGACCGCCTCTTCCTCGTCTCGCCACTGGTCATCAGCCACGAGATAGATGCCTCCAGCCCCTTCTGGGAGGCGTCACGCCGTGCCCTCGAGAGGGATGACTTCGAGATCGTGGTGATCCTTGAGGGCATGGTGGAGGCCACTGGTGCGGGGACTGGGGCGTGGAAGCAGGGGAGCGGGTGGGAGCGGGGGCCACGAGGACGGAAACAAGGAGAGCGGGACAGGGACCGACACTCCTAGTGGGAGAGGAGGGCGACGGGAGACTTTCAAGGGGCTTGTGGGTGCTAGGAAGGAAGGCAGCTTGGACAGTGAGATCAAGGGGTGGGGTGATGGTAGACCTAAGGGACTGGTGGAGGATGCTCacaggtggaggaggaagaaatggggAGAGCCGAGAAATGCAAGGGCTTGCTGTAGAACAGCTCCAGTGGGAGGCTCACGGTGGGGGAGAGGGACACAAAACCTTAAGAACCGGAAGGGACTGGAAAGGTTGTGTTACACTTGAACAGGAATCCTCTCTACAACCAACCTGGTGGGggaaaataagcaagcaaacctCACTACCTCCCGAGGCAGCCCActtcacttttggacagctcaaATTGTCAGACTTCTATTCCCTTATTTGGACCTGAAATCTATCTCTTCTCCCCTTTTACCTTTTGTTCCTAATTTGGGCCTCTGGAATCAAGCAGAAAAgtctaatcctttttttcttgtataacctCTCAGATATTTGAAAAAAGCAAGTTCtttctaaagttttctttttttccccccaaactaAACATTCCCAGATCCTCTTAGGCACTTTCAATCTTATCAATATCCGTCTTAAATTATGGCACCCAAATTAAACACAATATCCCAAATGTAGTCTGATAAGTTCAGAGGCACAAGCAGAATTATCACCTTTACACTGGATTCTTTGCCTAagaattcatttgattttttttttaagttgcagacaACAGACAGGTGTCTGGGAGATAGGGAAAGTTTAAAGCAAGAGGAATGGATGAACAGAGTCACAGGACAAAAAGTAACTGAGTATGATAGATGAGGAGGGGGGAGGTTAAGTTGACTCACCTTGAGGTTGGGAAGTTCGGGGAAAATTAGAGCCAGgtagctggggaaggaaatataAGAGCAGAGAGCTAGAATAAAAGTGCAGGGGCTGAAGGGCAAATGATCATAGTAATGGGCCAAAAATAATTTGGTGATCTGAGGTGGCGTAGGACAGGGGTAAGGAAATAAGATCTTGGAGCAGGGGACAAGTGACTGGGGGATCAGACATGGGGAAGATAAGGAGATGAGGTATTAGTTATTAGAGCAAAGAAATACATTGTTTCTGTTCTTTTGCATGTGTCTGATGGAGGTATTGTTACAGCAAAGAAATGCTTTGTTTCTCTTAATACTTGTACAGGGTCCTGATGGAGGTATCAGTTGTTAGAGCAAAGAAATGCATTGTTTCTGTTAGTACTTTTACATGGTCCTAACAGCCAACCCCCTCCAGCCGCTTCTAATTCGCCTTCTCAGTTTGCCAGAAATTGGGGGCTGTTGGAAAGGACTTAAGGTCAACAGAGAATAGTACTCAGTCATTGAAGACTCTGTAGGCTGAGACACGTCCCACATCCAAGACAGGGGACTCTGAAATTGCTATGGAGTAGTCTCAGAGCTCCTGCTGCCCCCTGGCGGTCTCTTTCTGACAAACAGCTGTTTAAGAATCCACCTCTTTGGAATTTCATGGCTTTTAAACCCCTTTCTCccagtatttctttctttctttttctttctttcttttttttttagaatttttttccacagtatatatgcatgagtaatttttaaaataatattatcccttgtattcatttttccaaattatcccccccctccctgtactccctccccttgatgacaggcaatcccatacattttacatgtgttacaatataatctagatacaatatatgtgtttaaataccattttcttatggcacattaagtattagattccgaaggtataagtaacctgggtagatagacagtagtgctaacaatttacattcacttcccagtgttccttctctgggtgtagttatttctgtccatcattgatcaacttctCCCAGCATTTCTAATAGCCCCAACCCTGTTCCTTTACTATCTTCCCATCATCCCTAGTATTCCTAGTAACCACTCcagtcttttcccttctcttccttctgcttCTTAAGACACTGCTCCACTTTCCCTTTGTCCTCATCATTATCTTCCAAAAAACTATCTTTCCCACACTgccccaaaccagttccaatagtaCTTCATATTCTAGCATCCATCatggtaaaaacaaaatcttatcACACCCAAAGATTCAATGGGTTCACAATGTTGCGAGGGAAACTGGCCTTCTGAGGTAGATCTATAGGGGAGAGAGGTCTAGCTCTCCTGACTTTACTTACTAATACCAAAATATCGTGGTCAGTTCTAGGCACCAAACTCCAAAAAGAATGTTAACAAAGTAAAGTATGTCCAAAGGAGCAGAGTGACATTGCTGAAGTTTTAAAACCTTGtcacaagaaaataatttttaaaatggggattattTGATGTGGAAATTACTAGACATGTAAAAGCTGACTTTAAATCTATGTATGACTgcagaagaaaatagaatcatTCTCTGCTGCTCCAGAAGTCAGAACTAGAGAAAGTAAACAGGTAAGAAATGAACTTGGCTCAACAAACTATGGATTAACCAGCAATTAGAGTTGTCCAACAATGGAACAAGTTGTTTCACAAATGATTGTAATCTTCATCATTGGTAATGTTTAAGCAGAGATTAAATATTTCACCTCTTAGTGCTAAGGAGTACTCGAAAAGCTAATCACTGTATTTTAAGAACTAAAAGTTGAAGAGTTTTTCAAAAGCTGTTTAGTCTACCTCAAGAATTCCATTAACAATATGATTTGCAAATAGTTATTCAGTTTTCATGAGACTTACAGTAATGGAGAGCTCAACTAGCCAATCAAAATGCATTTGTTAAGCATAAGAGAAGCAATATGAGAGGCAGTGGAGCACAGTAGAgtcttacctagctttaatcactgaatggcaTTGCCTCAATCAAAATGTAAAAACCTTAGATTAAAATGACCAAAATCCCCACTGCATTCAAGGTCATCTCCAGGcatcctgatctacatcttgccactATCCCAGATGTGTTTGGAGGAGAAagacaggtgactttgcacagtcctccctcatgTAAATCAAACTCAACTGTATTTTAagacatcactttcctgatgtcatggttctcttcaagaatgaaagacaaacaacaacagcataaTGGACAGATAAAAttcttggagttaagaagacctgaattaaagtCCCATCAGCTGTGTGAACGAGGGCAAATCATTCAATATTTCAGTGTTTTAAGCAACACTCTAAGATTATAACTGCCAGGCCATTTCTGAAATATGGTTCCTGTGTTCTGTTCATCTTCCTTGTGGACTCTGCTGCTGGGACCCTGAGATCTAATAAGTaaacttttgctttatctttacCTCTACATCATTTTTCAGCCATTTTAAAACTATGCTACAACTCATATTTGCtgtcccctttttttcttccctttatatgttgtctttcctCATTAAAACATAGCCTCCTTAAACTTATTCTCTCTTGCCCTATAAAGCAAAACTGGATCATTGGGTGAAAGTTGCAAATAGGCAATAGTTACTACTTTATTAGTTAGTGTATTCttctttatttgaaatatttgagcAATGGTTGGATGACCCCTTATGAGTTATGTTATATAGGGAATTCCTATTCAAGAATTAATTGAACAAAATGGACCCTGAGATTCctcccaactctgaaattctgggaTTATATTGTgaagttcataataaaaacaaagaacagaTTTAGGGACTGAAGGGAGTGatggaaaaacagaagaaaatgaacaacaaaggGGATTTCAGAGTTCAAAATCATGAAGATTTTGAATGATTGTGAATCTGGTGTATGTATCTCTCATAAGTAGCTGAAGTAAAGGAAAGATATAGTCATAGAATTTGAGGATGATGATGAACtgaaggccagatttttaaaGGAAGTATTAACTTAAATACTGAAGTCCTcaatgggagggaggaggagtgtTAGGGTAGAAAAGAATGCTTACAAACTATTCTTTTAGTAAATTATTCCAGGATTTTGCCAGTAATAGAAGTCAGGTTAAttcattttaccttcttttgTAAATTAAGATATTTGCTCTTCTCTAGACCCACAGcacctcttcccttcttctttaagatctttcaaatatttccatGGCACAGCAGGCCCATCTGTCAGTTGTGTCAGTGTTCTGGATGTAGGAGCCAGGAGCCAAGCCATCAGAGTGTATTGACttgtttctcctttgtttcaaagaGAATCAGCAATAGCATATGATAACGTCTTGACTTGCAGATGAATTAGATTTCAGTGAGACAGAGTTGTACAAAATTGCTTGAACTCATGGGGACAGCCAAATATTGCATTGTCAACTCCTCAACTACCTTGGCTTTTTGTTtactgtgaattctttttttctatctttcttagtCTAAGGTTCCTTCCTAATAGAAGATTAAACAGAAATAAGTGGAGCACTTTAGCCTATCATCAATTCTAATACTTTTATCAAGGATAGTCCTCATTCTTTCTGTATCTTCCTCATAGCCTCTCCCCcacaatttagagaaaataaaaacaaaccaaaaaatcatTGAGAGGCAGCACAACATTATAATTAGAATACCAGATTTGGGGTCAggaatcttctggttctgtttcctTTACTCTGCAACAATTCATTTAAGTAATCCCAGGCTTGACTCAAActacctctctcctcctttcttatgATGCAATAGTTTTCCAGTTTGGccagtcattccccagttaatgggcatcctcTTACCTTCTAAATCTTTGCTTctacaaaaaagaactgctataattaTTTCTGTGCATATGAAGCCTTGTTCTTTTCCCTTATCTCTCTGCTATCTCTTTGCTAGGCTTAACTAGTGGTGttactgggtcaaagaatatgtgcAGTTTAACTACTTTggggacatagtttcaaattgcatTTCCATATGGCTGGAATAATTCACAGCTTTGTCAGTAGGGAATTAATGTCCCTATTTTCTTGCAagtcctccaatatttgtcagtTTGATATGAGTGAGATACAAGTCcacattgttttaatttatatttccctaATCGTGACTTGAATTATGTTTCCATATGGCTACGGATGGCTTGAATTTCATcctttgaaaactatctgtttgtagcttttgaccatttatcaatggcgATAtgcttttttaatgtaatttccaATGATAAGATCACATTTCTGATACTGAACCATTTCATGGTGGCAAGGACTTTCTGATGagaactttctttttctcatcttcaatAACTGTGCCTGCTAAAGGAGGCAGAGCTCCATTATTTGCAGAAGCAGTTGCCAGGATTCTTCCCCAGAGAGATTGCTTCCCAGAATGATGACTTCAGGGGGCAAGCTACTGGTTCAGCAGGTGTTCTTATTCATGTGCTCTTGCGTTTACCTAAGAATTGAGGATGTTGGTTGCAGTTGGTAAAGAAGGTGAGTCAATTCTTGATAGTGATTGCTCACCTCAATGATGGCTGTAAGGTTCTGGCTGAAAGCAAAGTCTGGGGACACTACTGTTCCCAAAGCTTGTAGGTTCAGAAGTCTGGGGTATCTCCCTTAGGGTTGAAGAGAAGACGATGGTTAGGATGGTGATAGTATTTTGACTTGCTTAGCATATACTGCCTCCTGTCTTTCCCTCAGGCTGTCTTGCTGCTTCAGTATGCTACCTTGCCTGCTTGTAAATGGCAGTTGGTAGGGTTGGCTGTCCTCTTTTCCACGAGAGCTATTTCCTCTTATAATAGTTTCAAGAGCTGGGCTGGAACAGAGCCACTGATCTGGGGGATGCTGCTATTCCCAGAACTCTCGGACCTATTTGCCCATTGGTGGCAGATGGTATTAGTAGTGGTAGGGAAGTGATTGCTCCTCTCAATAACAAAAGCTCATAAGCTGTTAAAGCACTCTCCTCCTAACAACTCTGAGATGCAAGTAGTACAGGCATTTTTAcatctatttgtttttctatctgaCCTTTTATACAATTCCCAGTGGGGGAACTTCctctactttttatttatttatttatttatttctcttcctcctattttcatctttatttttaaaatttaatagtatttttccaattacatgtaaagatagttttcagcattcatgtttataagatttttagttgcaaatttttttctcctttcttctcttatctccacccccttcccaagacagcaagaaatctgatataggttatgcatgcacaatcactttaaacatatttctatattagccatgttgtgaaagaaaaatcataacaaaagggaaaaactatttgaaagaaaaagcaaacaaaaaagatgaaaataatctgcttcaatccatattctgTCTCTATGGTTCCTCTCTCTGAATGAAGATAGCAGTTTCcattcaaagtctattggaattgtcttggatcaatataTGTTAAGAACAATCAAGTCtatcataatcttgctgttactatatacaatatttcctgtttctgctcacttcattcagcattagtttatgtaagtcttttcaggcttttctgaaatcagcctgctcattttttcttatagaacaataatattccattacattcgtataccataacttatttaaccattccccaattccattcaatttccagttactTGTCActataaacattttgcacatatgggtcctttttcctcttttgggatacagacccaataatgacattgctggatcagagcatatgcacagttttagaGCCTTTGGGGCATAGGGAAATTTCCTCTATTAATGCAGATTGCAACCTATAATCTAAGTAAATTACTCAGGGATACTAAGAATATAAATAGATTATCTAGGATTATCCAGTCAGTATATTTGTAGAGAAGGGACTTGGAAAACTTATCTGAGGCTTTATCCTGATACTCCCTCTTCACTATATTCTTCTGTGTTCCTATTCCCCTTTTACAGCTTAACAAACTAAAACTGAATGGCAAAGTGATGTATCAGACAGTTATTATCCAACATCTCCAGAACCAAACCTCAGTGTCATTTTCGCTACAAAAAGACAATGGGATCAAATGGAGGCAGTGCTGGGCTGAGATTTGGGGAAACCTCTGAATCCTACCTAGATATTCACAACCTGGTCACCTTGGCTCATCTTCTAACCTTCACCCTTTAGGgcttcaatattttcatttataaaataggcataataatagcacttagtaTCATAGGGTTCTTATGAGGTTCAACATTTGTAAGATACTTTGTAAACCGTGGAGCATTATATTAATGTAAACTATTATTACTGTAATTACCTATGAGGTCTAATTTGCTTCCTTGAAATTAGTATCTGCCTCTGATTATTACCCATTCTTTGTACATTCTTCTGTATTTAGACAACTAAAGTCATGAATTTGAAGATTTGTCTCTTTTAGGATACAGTCTCCCATGAATGAATACTGATTAATCAATCAAgtagcaagcatttattcagtgattGTGATGTTCCAGGTATTATGCTGGGCACTCaggacacaaagataaaaataaaaacagttcctgtccCCAAGGAGCAAATTCTAATGGGGGGAgacaatatatacatgcataagtTTATACAAGACAAATACAAGGAAATTGAGGGTATGGAAGGAGCTGTTATGATGAACAAAAGCTTCATGTAATAGGTTGTCCTTGATATGAGCCTTGAAGGCAAATGGGAATTCTAAGAGATGAGAGTGAATTGAAGTAAGGGGGATAGTCAATGCAAAGACATGGAAATAAGAGATGAGAGTCAAGTAAGCAAGAATTCCAGTTTAGCTGGACTGCAGGGAGTTATGTCTAATAAGGCTGAAAAGATAGTCTGGGGCCtggttgtaaagagctttaaaggctcaacagaaggaagggaaaagcatttatttagtgattATTATATGCTggccactgtgctaagcattttattattactccctcatttgatcttcacaagaagCCTTAGAGACaaatatcattatccccattttataattaaggaaactgaggcaaatagaggttaattgacttgcccagggtcacacagtcactATAGTTATATACAACTGTTACTGGagacccagtgttctatctgCCATGCTACCTAACTATTTTGACATAGCTAGAGGAGATTACACTTGATCCTAGAGTCAATAGGGAACCAATGAAATTTCTTGATTAAGGGAGTGACATTGTCAGATCTAAGCattaggacagctagatggcagtGTGGATATAGAGCCAgagctagaatcaggaagatctgagttcagatcaaGATTtaaaacacttagtagctgtatgattctgaacaagtcacttaaccctgtctgcctcagtttcctcatctgtaaaatgagctggagaaggaaatggtaagccactgcagtatctttgccaaaaaaacttcaaatggggtcacaaaagtaAGACaagactaaataacaacaaagttttaggaaaataactttgttaACTGTGTTTTGATGGAGAGACCCAAGGAAGGGAGATTATTAAGGAGTCAGTCCAGTCGTCCAAGTGAGAAGTGATACAATCCTGGCCTAAAGTGGTGGCTATGTGAATGGGGGAGAGACAGATACAAAGAATTGTAGCTATGATGAGATGTAagacttttttccctttgtttcatcTGTTATAATTATAGGTTATCCACAATACCAGGTTTGTATTATTTTTGTGCACagtattctccttttccttccctttttattttaaaacccaCTCCATCATGTTCCCAAAACTCCAGATATATATGTTTTACCTGCCCTCATCAGGCATATTTTATCCCTTCCTAAGGACCAAATATTCCTCTATTTTAGGTagtagtctctctctctctctctctctccctccctccctccctccccccccctctctctctctttctctctctctctctgtctctctctctctttctctctctctctctctctctctctctctctctctctctctctctctctctctctctctctctctctcttttactatTAAAAAGCTGAGGCagtgaaaagttaagtgactttactACAAAGAATAAAACCCAGATCTCCTACATCTGAAGTGAGATGAAGTCTAGCAGATAACATTGTTGTTGAAAAGATGACTGTATTGGAAGAGGTGGGGGACCAGGTGACTTACAGGGCCCCTTCCATGGATTTTAACAGCAAATGGGCATATCCCTAGACATCATTTCTAGAGAGATGGAAAACTATGGAGAGGTATGGTGGCTAGAAAGATGAGAATATGAATCAAAATTTTGTCAAATCTGAAGGGTAgggaaaggataagaaaaaggTTTCTATAGTAAGGTGGGAAAGAAACAAAGGCTTTGTTTGTAAGACTAGAATGAAGATCCTAAGTGTGTGTGGAAATGCCTTTCGGGTACTACGAACAATCTAAGAGGCCTTGAGATGAAATAATGTGTTTGGGGATGCTAGAAGGAATGATGATGTAGGGGAGCCGTTTCTTGACTCCTGTTCTCCAATTCCCAGGGATGACTTGCCAAGCCAGGAGCTCATATCTGGTGGATGAGGTGCTGTGGGGTCACCGCTTCATGTCCGTCCTGAGCTTGGAGGATGGTTTCTACGAGGTGGACTATGCCAGTTTCCACGAGACCTTTGAGGTGCCCACCCCCTCCTGCAGTGCCCGAGAACTGGCTGAGGCTGCTGCTCGGCTTGATGCTCATCTCTACTGGTCCATCCCCAGCCGGCTGGACGAgaaggtggaggaggaaggggcGGGAGAGGGGCCAGGCTGGGGGAATGAAGGAGACAAGGAGAAGAATGGCCGCCTGCCCCCCCCAGAGAGTGAGTCCAAGGTATAGCTATATCCAGAGGAGGTAGGAAAACCCCGCCCCCTACCACCTCCCAACCCCCAGCGTCAGACAGATGGCTAGGATTAGGATGGACAGGACAAATGGTAGCAGAGAGGCctagacagaaaagagaaaaaaacttaaGTACCCAGAAAGAGCTTGAAATTCAATGGGGCCTTGAGAACCTCAGTCTAGGATTCCCTCTTGGGGAGAGAGATAGTATGGGTGTTAGGGGTGGAATTAAGAAAGCATTTGCCATGGAATTAGGTGGGTGGGATAGTGGTTATGGACCATTGCATTTATGCTTGTTATTAAATCTATTTAAAGATGGACACACATTTGAGTGGTATAGGGTCAGATCAGTATTTGGGTAAgaaggtaaaaggagagagatatgATCTAATGAATACATGACAGGATAGGAAATTGAGAGTTTTATGAGAAGATGGGTAGAGAAATGGATGGAGGATAAGATTAGGATTATATGGGATTAAAGTGTTAAATTCACTGGAGAGGGAGTTATGTAGGAATCTgagtgaatggatggatggatagatgaatggaaggatggataagacagagagaaaaaatatggaaattgttGAGTGAGTAGGGAAGAATGGCAGAATGTTGATACatggaaaagtagaaaagagataGAGGGGAATTAGGAACTGTTCCTGCCCCATTCCATGAGGGCAGAGAGCTCTGATTGAGGTTAGAGGGGAGAGAACTTGTGCCTTGGGGGGAAGAAAGAGTAAGTCATGGGTAGCTGGCTCTTCAGATGGGCTCTTAAAAAGCTTCTATACTAAGATAATTATACGCATATATAGATCTATTTTTAATTGTGGGGTAGGATGGGGTAGTAAGAGTTTGGGAGTGATCCTAACATCAGTAGGTAGCTCCAATGCATTTGGGGATCAAAAGAAGCTCTTCCTGGAGAGGAGAGGGAATTTGAGCAGTAGTGTTCATTCAGACAGGGATCATGTGAGCCAGAACTGAAGAAGGAGGGTCTTCTATCACTTTTGTTACTGTTGAGCAAAATGggagattggaaaaaaaagttaatcggTGCTCTTGACTGGGTTTTAACCATGTGTGGAGCACTGACCTGGGCACTAtaagagaaacaagagaacatgAGAAGAACTGGCCCCTATCCTGATCATGTATCTGGTAAGAAAGAATACACATGTGAAAAAACTGAATAAACAATATACCAATCGGTATAACTGAGACTCATTCCAAGTACTAAAGCACTAAATAATGAACATACAAATTGGGAGAGGGCAGTAGTATCCTTTGAGCTAAATTCTAAGGCATTTAAGGATCTGTGCCAGTGGGCAAAGAGAGGACAGCATGATTACTGTGGATAGAAGGAATTTATAGAGGTCTGAAAGTGGGAATGGGAGCAGACCAACTGGGAAGAACCAGGTGAAATGGAGAGCCTGAGCATGGTGGAGAGAAAAAGGCCTTGAATCTCAGGATTAAGAATCTGGGTTCTTCTGAGC
The Sminthopsis crassicaudata isolate SCR6 chromosome 4, ASM4859323v1, whole genome shotgun sequence genome window above contains:
- the KCNJ9 gene encoding G protein-activated inward rectifier potassium channel 3 isoform X2, with the translated sequence MAQENSAFSPGPEEPPGGLPRALAARAEPREPPERPPRRGRQRYVEKDGKCNVQQGNVRETYRYLTDIFTTLVDLQWRLSLLFFVLAYALTWLFFGAIWWLIAYGRGDLEHLEDTTWTPCVNNLNGFVAAFLFSIETETTIGYGHRVITDQCPEGIALLLLQAILGSMVNAFMVGCMFVKISQPNKRAATLVFSSHAVVSLRDGRLCLMFRVGDLRSSHIVEASIRAKLIRSRQTLEGEFIPLHQTDLSVGFDTGDDRLFLVSPLVISHEIDASSPFWEASRRALERDDFEIVVILEGMVEATGMTCQARSSYLVDEVLWGHRFMSVLSLEDGFYEVDYASFHETFEVPTPSCSARELAEAAARLDAHLYWSIPSRLDEKVEEEGAGEGPGWGNEGDKEKNGRLPPPESESKV
- the KCNJ9 gene encoding G protein-activated inward rectifier potassium channel 3 isoform X1 produces the protein MAQENSAFSPGPEEPPGGLPRALAARAEPREPPERPPRRGRQRYVEKDGKCNVQQGNVRETYRYLTDIFTTLVDLQWRLSLLFFVLAYALTWLFFGAIWWLIAYGRGDLEHLEDTTWTPCVNNLNGFVAAFLFSIETETTIGYGHRVITDQCPEGIALLLLQAILGSMVNAFMVGCMFVKISQPNKRAATLVFSSHAVVSLRDGRLCLMFRVGDLRSSHIVEASIRAKLIRSRQTLEGEFIPLHQTDLSVGFDTGDDRLFLVSPLVISHEIDASSPFWEASRRALERDDFEIVVILEGMVEATGMTCQARSSYLVDEVLWGHRFMSVLSLEDGFYEVDYASFHETFEVPTPSCSARELAEAAARLDAHLYWSIPSRLDEKVEEEGAGEGPGWGNEGDKEKNGRLPPPESESKIRKLRLRSKVILPWSST